From the Pleurodeles waltl isolate 20211129_DDA chromosome 6, aPleWal1.hap1.20221129, whole genome shotgun sequence genome, the window CCAGCGGTGGAAAGTTCTAAAGTTGTGTACTCTCAGATTATTTCCTCAACTACCTCTCTCTGCTGAAGTCCACTCATTACCACTAACTGGTGGTAATGCGTGGACTGCTGGACAAATATGACTAAAAGGCCATATTTGTCCAGCATGATGCCCTTTCAATATTCATAACTATTAGAataattaagcaagctattgcccagagttacagagtgggacatatgaattagattaggcactgatgcgagaattatcaggtccgagtaaattgagcccaagacccgccgaggcaggaattgaaccatgGTCCTAGACCAGATTTTTGCATCAGGGTccgccgctctaaccattgagccacacttctccacacttttGACCTTTGATGCACCTCCTTTCTTATCCCAGTGCACCAGAGCTGCCGATGTTTTCTTTGAAACTACCATTGGGACGTACTGTGCTTCAGCTTAAAATCTGGGCAGAGAGTGTTCAGCAGTTGCCCCCGCCATTGTGTGCACTAGTCCACCTGAGGCATGAGAGAGTCCGCGGCTACCCACAGTTGCTGCAAAAAGCCTCAAAGACAGGGATTCCTGTCAGATGGCTAAATATCTCCTCAGTTTCCTGGGATTCCCAGTTCACTTCCATACAATGTCTTTTCGTTCTGCCTAAGAATGACCTTTATCATCGGGACCTTTACGAATGCTGGGTAGGTTGGGGGGTAAAGGATAGAAGGGGTTTGTTAATAGAATAAAAATGGAGGTATTCGCTTGTCAGTGCCCCTATTTCTCACTGAGGTGGGAGAAATCCTTCACAAGTGGAGTTTGTGAGATTTATTGGACCCAAACCAATCTATTGCTCATTTTATGGAGGTGGCTGGCATTTCAGAGGATTTATGCAAACACATCTCAAGTAACCACATCGGGAGTCACTACATCCCACACAATGCAGAGGGAAACTCTACACCAGGATAAACAATGACTGCACCCTTGCTGTGACAGATGACCTCACAAACGACATAAGTGATCTCAATAGTGACATAACAACAAAATACCTTACCAAAACATGAATGACTCGCCTACGGATGCAGTATGACCTCTTAGTGTATGAGCTGAAATGTAAACATGTGGAATGAAGTACTCATATTTATTGTTTGAAAtattagggcatatttatgagccccttgcactgccagAGAGCCACTTTTTATGACTCCGGCagcacataatgcaaaatcatatctatgagcccacgcagagccactttgcgtggctttgaatggcctcatagatctaGAGTGAAGCAAGGCAGAACTGatcgctgcattgtcttactctgcactcaggaggcgttccatgggcgttgcggtgggttttcctatGCAACAGCCATGGGTTCtgacacttccccagatttacaaaaccatgtaaacttgggaatgcaccaaaactttATGCCTCCCGAGGtgaacataacgaggagaaataactttgtctcctcattttctcctctttccttgtgtgctgcattcttcagcacacacagaaacaggaaaactcctctcgggattgtttttgtgcaggaaggttttcccttcctgcacaaaaacaatcctgccgacaacacaggctcccttgcaccttggtgcaagggttcctgcgttggcgctaggctgccgaaaCTGCGGTAGCAGAgggggaaagtacaggaatgcaccatattgcataaatacagtgcattcctgcccttttcactttggcgtagggcagggcagcaaggtgactacATATGCTAAATCCCCATCAACGAGGGCCACTGTGCTTTGGTATGGGTGGTATGGCAGGTATGTGAGCTGTGGTTTGCTTAGGTATCCATAACTTGGTAATTtaaggatgttttttgtttttatttgataaCCATAACTGATCTTTCACTGTGGTTGTGCCAGTGGGTTTAAGAGTTTTTAGGAGCTATGATCACAGCTAACCATAACCTCTTATTAATTGTGGTTTGTAAAGGTAACACTGTTCCACTGGTGGTTGTGTGGAAATATGTGGTAGGTGGTGAATGATTATGCTGATGTGTCATGTTGTTGTCTACCAACTTTTTTGAGTGATGTATTGGAAGTGGACTGCAAAGACAGGCCTCAGGTCTAGCCAACGCACACCCACCTTGCGACTAACCACTATGGAGTTGTGCAACTACGGTTTGTCATAAGTGCCCAACCTCCCATGCAACCAACAGCCAGATGCATGTACAGTTTACAAATCAAACATAATTCTGGTATCtataattttgtgtaaatctgacaattgatgccaaagttattagcaaatcagatTATTTTTACCCCCCCCCATGTCAGATCTGCATGAACATTGAAATCCCTGCACTGTGGTCAACTCGACATACCAGCAGAAAACTAAACATGAAAATGTATGAATGATAAATTATGTGGGGATTTGTCATATACAGTGCATATACAATACAATTCATGTCAGTTCTTTCATCGTGCTAAGGGTAATCTGGCATGCAATCTCATCTGTAGGACTATTTAAGACAGTTGTAACCTGTCAAATCAAGGCTGAGGCCttgagcattgcatttggtgtgtgagCCAACCAGCCAAGCCCAGAGCTCAACCCGTCAGAGTTGGCAGTGgcccacctccactgcacacagcaTTTGGCATTGCACAGTGGAGGCTGTGCCCCTAACTCCCGTTGGCCAGGCCCACTTTGTTCTTCTTAATTTCTTTTAGTGTTTCTGAATCGTATTGTAGGTTTTGCAAACCTACAGCAATCTTCATGGCCGCGGACCATGAACCAAAGCAAGATTCATGGGCATGTGTTGAGCCCAACACAGGCCCATGAAGCTTGCTATGGTTTGCAGCCCCAGGCGATGATGCTTTTCATGAGTTCTCTGCCTCAAACCGTAAACCCTTGGATTGTACACAGATATGAACTATGAAATCTTGCCTCCAAAAAACCCATCCCTGATCTCACAGTAGCGGTCTGCTATTGGTCTACAATGTGCATGAATTATTGTCACACGTAAACACCTGGGCCACCAGTCCAAGACTTACCATTCTCTTATCTTCCTCCTGGTCAACTTACCCACAATCTCTTTCTCAGGTGAGACGTAGGGATCTCTCTAACCAGGTGATCTTCCACCACTTGACATTCCATTTGGAAGGTGTAGAGAACCTCCTGCAGCCTGACAAAAGCAGTATGATTTTAGTGTTTAGCAACAATGAATCTGCTATCCAGGATGGAAAAACACATCAGTGCAGCATCGTTCCAGTAATTATTTTGCCTAGAGGAATACACACAGGATAAAAAGAATAGTAATTACTTATCCAGATTGAGACACCAATAATCATTTCTCAAACAGCAGGCAGCAGTCACGTGCGGGCTGGTTGCTTTACTGGCACCACACCAGTGACACCCAGATCTAGTAGATCCACTGACccatttagcaactttttgaggagtaaataaaaaatcaaatatacatttttatttttgtgtcttaTAGCTTGTAGCTATGGCAATCTTATGTTTCTCTATCGCGGAATCAAAGACAAGCTTTGAGTCGATGGGTATAGTTTCACTCTGGACCAACTACTTCCCCATTATTGAATACCAAGCTTAAAACTCTGAGATATCGGTAATTGATCCCAAACAAAGAAATCAATGGACGGAGTCTGGTTCTGAGTTTGTGCATTGGGTTTACTGAAACAAAATGCTTCAGTTCAAGATATTTAAAGAACTGTGAGGTAAGTAACTGTAATTGGGTAGAGATGTGACCAAATGTGTTAAACACTGTTGATGAAAAACTAACAAAGACACTCTATGGCAAACAGAAACCAAACTCTGCATACTGTATGACTGAAgatctctggaactgctgctggtgaGTCGCAAAATGTAAGACAACACTGGCAGAAGCGAATAGGAAGCAATCTCAATATGTAACCTCAAATAAAGATAATTTTCTCTTAAAATATACTTACAGAGAAAGAAAACAACGGTAATTTAAGCATTGAGACAAATTTAATGGAAATATGGAACATGgaaaaatcacccccccccccaatccagagCCACTCCCTCATGTTCCAGCCTCTGGGAGGGTCCATCATCACCTCTCAGGACCCAACTTCCTTGATCCAAGTGAAGCTGCTGGACCTGTATAGCCTGCTTGGGTTTTTGTGCCCTATGCCCGAAGTGAAATTGAAACaggaaataaaaacaataacacaGAGACTTCCAACACGTAAAACTATCAAGCCTTTTTGGAAGGACCATTATTGATCCGACCAATTAAGCCTGCAGCAGATGTTCCTAATTTCTGAGGGTCTCCATCCACTTAGGACTGCCCTCTAGTATGCCTCCAAGAAGGTTGCGAATATGGTTGTGAGATTAACAGCAAAATATCCTCCatggacatcacatatggaatattctaaggtaagaaccctgtatgacactatgggggtcattacgaccccgacggtcggcgataatgtggtggtaagtaccgccaacagcctggcggtacttaccgccacattatgacattagtacaactccgaccgccacggcggtaacagccgccaggctggagatgttcatctccagcccggcggccgccattgttccgcctgcgggattatgaccctgcctactgccatggtttttgtggtgttcgtaatgccacgaaaaccatggcggtaggccatgtcagtgacagggaattctttccctgtcactgataggggtctcccccactacccCTCCAGTCCCCCCCATCTCTCCAGTTACCCTCTtcccccctacatccacgcccctcccccccacacacacacgcatgcacacactcattcacacatacatacatgcatgcatacatccaatcacacaaacatccgcacacacttccaaacatacatgcagacacgcattcacatttcacaacatacacgcactcacaattccatacatgcacacacacattcaacactcaacacacacctgcattcacgcacatacattcacaccccccccacacacacacacaacaacccccactcccctcccctgtcgaagacctgacttacctggatccagcagcgtctaccaccagcagcgcccgcaagcagaacaccgccaagccgtattatttttcataatacgtctggcggctgtctactggcgtggcgctgctggtggtagcagcgccaccttaccgccatccgccgggatggccacagctggatttccgccattcttgtggcggaaatccagctgtggtcataatatggcggacggctgatAGCCGCGGCGACGTTCTTTTTGCGGCCGTCGCCGCTGCGGTAGGcgtttttaccgccaaagttaaaatgagggcctatgtgtgccttATCTGCTTTTGTTTAACTTGCTACCTGCTTAGACCCAAAAATTGAAAATAAGTGATTTGGTCGCTGGGAAGGCATGGGCTACTGCAGTATAAAGTGCTACATCATTAGCAAAAGCTGAGTTTAATAGTAACTTGTCTGCATACGGATGTTATTAAGGGCACCATGAAGAGGGGGTACAATAAGAAAGATAGAGGGAATCTCTGAAGTAGTGTTGTTCATATAGAAAAGGACGAAGACATGAGACTATTACAGCACATGCCACACAAGGTTGTTTGAGTTCAGAGTCAAAGCAATCTTCCAATACCTGAGAGATCAGTTGTAATAAAGATCTGAACAGTGTGGATTGGCAGATCCCAAAAGGTTCTCATGTTGGCAATACTTGGGCAAAGAGCTCCAGGGGATTACAGGGCCATCTTTACTGTTTTTAGGTGGTTCTGAGGGAAGTTAACCAAGAAGAAGGCAAATTAAagccacacacagtggaggtcAGTTGGAAACACTTGAAACCCTAAACTCTACACTCTTGTGAAAGCTATTCTTGGTGTGTCTGGATACCAAAAGAACTTTACACAATACTTTTGACCCTTAGAAGCACCACTATCTGAACAGCTAAAAACCGCTAAACTCATGATCATGGTCTGTACGTCATACTATGAAATCTCTTCAAGGGCATGCTAAAGGGATCAGAATTCTGAGCTGTGTGATAAGTAACGTATCGCCACTATTGTTGAGACCAAGGTTTTAGCTAGTTTCACAGCCTGCACCTTTAAACACACGCCTACATTTTGGTCATTGTCATAATATTTAGCAGAGCCTGTTTTTTAgtgcattgttttatatttttaatcagctgcctccttctaggaagacaatttcttactgcacatttttaTCAGCCTTTAGCACAACATGCATTCTGTGCCTTCTCCAAGGCTGTTGCAATTGGTACATGATATGCCAGCTTGGATTTCCGGCTCAGGAGCCCGTTACTattctctagaccagtggttcccaacctgtgggcctgggacccctgggggtctgtgaagcctcctcaagggggccgcgactgcttaaaaaatataataatattaggtcccagttatcagaaatgactcagtgggggtcctcgggttccaataatgattcagtgggggtccccgggctccagtactgataaaatgggggtccacagaagtcaaaaggttgagaaccactgctctagacgcaTCATGACATCAGGCCTACTCCCACAAACTGTGTAGGGTTTAtcatataaacaacacataggcctaaggagggcagagggcattctaGTCATGGACATCCTGGGACGTACTGCtgccagctttgctgatcctgatgcTGACCTTTCAGCTTCACGAGAGCAGTGCCATCCAAACAACAGGTGCACCCCTGTAATCCAATTCAGGTATGGGGTCGGGGTTCCTCCCTTAGATCAGAACAGGCAGATTGGTTACCACCTCTATGCTCTCAAACACAGAGGTTAGGCAGGAATCACTAGACTTTCTAGAACAATACAGAATGGTGGGGTTGTCCATCTTTCCCACACTCgttgtaatgatgatcactgtattatgtttcatctgccttatcgcagctcatgctttttacacTAAGATGCaaatgcttcaataaatatatggaaatccagtttgcatctcttGTCTTGCCTTGacatgtgtgagtcactgagtaactgagcaaaaggagtatgatctgtttccaagacttccctgaggagtcagagtgtcaggtttaggttgccacagaTCACTGATACCCTGATTGGGGTGGGTGAGGTATTGCGGGCTACacaggagttaggccgacagcttccagatggtgtgtggttgactcagtctcccacactcggtGTTGCTGCCACCCTAAATGCTCAGTCTTATTCCCATAATAAGAGCAAAGAGACACTATTTTCCCCttgaaatattttgcaaataaaaaaacCTAATGAACTTTACCAGTTGAAAATGTCCCAGGAaaaaggagatgtgtggaaatcAATGTTGTAAAAACGGATTGTGCAAGTTATGCCTCCCTTTTCCCTGCAAAATGATGACTAGGGGAATTTTATCGCACAAGGTAAACATCCCACCCTCAGTGACAGTATTTACTGGATGCAGCAAATAACACACCCATTTCCAGTCAACACGGAATGGAGCTGAAGCACTGGAGCTTCCTTGAATTTAGAGTGTGGATCAATCAATCGGTCAATCAGGATTTGTGGAGTgcacttatcacccgtgagggtatccaggtgctgggatcTGCTGCGCAGGGCTTTAgtggaagagtcaggtcttgagtccCCTTCTGAATTCCTGGAGGGAGGGGAAAGTCCTGAGGCGGACGGGGAGGCTTTTCCAGCATTTtgcagcgatgtaggagaaggaacagCCTCCACTATTGCTGCAGCAGATGCAGGGGGTGTGCGTGAGGGAAGGAGAGGAGTCTAGCGGGACAGTGGAAGCTCAGACAGTGGttctggtccttggttgtgcagggctttaTAGGCGTGTgttagcagcttgaattggcatcatttgtgtatggggagccagtggaggttcctcaaATGGGGGAAGTGATATGTGTCCATCTTGGGAGGTTCAAGATgaatctggctgctgagttctgtatgatATGAATTCTTTTCCAGAGGTGTGATGTGAGTCCTGATGCTGATCTGGTGGAGCCTCTTAagtagggtgtggtgggagatggtgtccaaggctgctgagaggtcaaggaagatCAGGGCAGCAGAATCTTCTTGATCCAGGAGAGTTCTGATATCATCCATGGTGGCGATTAGggaggtttcggtgctgtggttggaatGGAATCCAGATTGGGCTGTGTCCTGAAGCTCATTGTCCTCCAGGTATGCTAGGAATGTGAGTCGTTGGTTTGACAGCGTTCTCGAGTACTTACGCTGGGAAGGGAAGCAGGGCGATTGGATGGAAatttttgagtttgttggggttgGCAGAGGGTTTGATTCTGGTGTGTTTACAGTCATACAGgtaggtggctgaggtgatggacaTGTTGAGGATGCCAGTGAGTTTGCTCCAGATGGTGCTGTTGGCAAGGTTGAACATGTGTTGTGGACAAGGGTCATTGGGGGATTCTGAGTGGATGGAGTGCATGATGTCGGTGGTGTTTTGAGTGGTGAGCTAGTTCCATCTGGTGATCCTGTTGTtggtgggggtgctgggggggtTTAGAAGTAGAAGGCTGAGGGTTttgcagtggtggtttgggacgtgaagtttctgtagatggtggaCATCTTGTCGTGGAAATAGGCGGCAATGGAGTTGCATAGGTCGTGGAAGGGGGAGGGGCTGTTTTCAGTTGCTGATGGGTTGGAaaactccttgacaatgctgaagaggtCTTTGCAGTGGTTGGAGCTAGTTTGGATGTGGATGGCTAAAGCGTGCCTTCTGGTGTCTTTCAGGAATTTGCGGTACTGGCTGAGTGAGTTCTTCAAGGTGGTTCGGTCGGTGGGATCCTTGGTGGTGGACCATCTCTTTTCCGGCTTGTTTGTTGTTTTATGTGATGTCTGGAAGAGAGGAGTTGAGAGCATTGGTCCACTGGCTCTCAGATACCTTGCTCCAGCTATGATGAGTTTGCTGCAGATGGTGCTGTTGGCAAGGTTGAACATGTGTTGTGGACAAGGGTTGGGGGGGATTCTGAGTGGATGGAGCGCATGATGTTGGAGGTGTTTTGAGTGGTGAGCTAGTTCCATCTGGTGATCCTGTTGTTGGTGGAGGTGCCGGGGGGGGGTTTAGAAGTAGAAGGCTGAGGGTTttgcagtggtggtttgggacgtgaagtttctgtagatggtggaCATCTTGTAGTGGAAATAGTCGGCAAGGGAGTTGCATAGGTCGTGGAAGGGGGAGGTGCTGTTTTCAGTTGCTGATGAGTCGGAaaactccttgacaatgctgaagaggtCTTTGCAGTGGTTGGAGCTGGCTTGGATGTGGATGGCTAAAGCGTGCCTTCTGGTGTCTTTCAGGAATTTGTGGTACTGGCTGAGTGAGTTCTTCAAGGTGGTTCGGTCGGTGGGATCCTTGGTGGTGCACCATCTCTTTTCCTgttgtttgcagttgcatttcaTGGTTCTGAGTTccagggtgtaccagctggcctcatTGGAGGGTCTGTTGGATCTGTAGGTTTTGCTGGGGGCGACTTTGTTGGTGGTTTCAAatatccaggtggtgaagtttttgGCGGCTTGTTTGTTGTTTTATGTGATGTCTGGGAGAGAGGAGTTGAGAGCATTGGTCCACTGACTCTCAGATACCTTGCTCCAGCTGTGATGAGAGATGCTTAGCGGTCTGGTGGTGCGAGTGGGTGCTGTAGTGTAGGCCGCCTAGTGTAGGTGAAGTGGGCGATGGTGAGGTCTGTCAAGGTGAGctctgtggtgtggctgtatttgactatgttgctggctgtgaagatggggtcTTGCGtgtgtcccgcaatgtgttttgGGTCAGTGACTATCTGATTTAGGCTGATGATGTTCATGCTGTCTAGAAGGTTGGTGGTATTGTTGGCATTGTTGGAGtcatcaaggtggaaattgaggtcctcgaggaagatgtagtgttcagtGTTGATGGCTTGGGGGGCATCACAGAAGCTGTGTGGGGGCTTAGGGAGTGTGTAGATAAGGGTACTTTGATGGTGGTTTTACTGTCTACACTGAGCTGGCAGTTGAGATATTGCATGATCAGTGTGTCGTTGTCCATCCGGTGTGGCTGTGGCCGTCAGGTGGAGAGGCGGCATTGAGCTAGGTCTCTGTGAGGAGGGTGATGTTGGGGGCGaggatggtgatggtgtcccatatcTCAGTTGCATGCTTGcagagggagcggatgttgagtaggAGGCAGTCGAGTTGGCGGGGAGTAGCCGTTGCCGAAAGAGTGGTGGAGGTAGGGTGTGCTGGTAAGTTGGTGTTGCAGGTgaactggcagtggtggcaggtAAAGGGGCCTACTGTGGAGCGGGAAGAAGTGCGGCAGTAGTTCTTGTTGCAGGGTCTGGCATTGGGGGCTGTGAGCTCTACTTGTGGAGTAGTGGTGGATGTCGGGAGAACCAGGATTCCTGgctctgggcgtggtccaggcatgtGCCGGTGCAGACTGGCGTGTCAGCGACGCACCCATGTAgtggcctccataagtagtcctgggagacAGGAGGGGCTGGCAGGAAGGCGGGGAACGGGAACCTGAGGGAGCGGGAAAATGAAGGGAGCAGGCGGGGCGGAGAGGGCTAGATCCAATCAGGGATACCAAAGTGACTACCAAATAACACAACAGATGTCAAGAAACACAAAAGAAGCCAACATAGACTTCAACTTAATCAGGATAAGAATATCAGTAATCAGATCCAAAACAAAGTGGCAGCATGCAGTGAAAAAGTGTGCCCAGCTAGCGGTCACCCGACAGCAGGACCAAACAGGGGGCCTTTTGGGCTGTGACCGAAGCACAGCCTCGTGGAGCTAAGCGGCTGAGGCAGCAGCAATGGGGGAAGCGGTGCACAAGATCAGGAGGTCAAGGGCTACTCACTGGGAGaagcctccataagtagtcctgggaggtaGGAGGGGCTGGCAAGGAGGATAGTATTCCCATTTCAGGATAGGTGTGAGGAAGAACCACAAGAATGCTGGACCAGTATGAGTCCTCCACCTGCATTCTTGGCTTTGACTTTACATAAATTGAACTCTGACCTAGTACCCAGGTATTGGTTAACATAACCATTTTTTTTTCAGGTGTGCTATGTGGGTCGTAATCCTTGACCTTGAACAACCACCTGCATCATCATGGGTAGCGACACAGATGGTCTGGTCAGGCACATAGCAGGTGGTGTGGGATGTACTGGCAGAGCTGTGGCCACACTTCATGCAAACATAGTGGAACCTTGTGATTGGGAGGGTTATGCCAAGAGATTTGGATAGATGCTGAAGATAGGTGCATGGGTGGGTGTCAGGCAAATATGTGATTGGGCAAGATCTCTTAATAGTTTATCTCCTCGCACcacattttttctctctttctgtcaccTTTGTTGGTTAGCCCTCAATTAATTATTGCTCTTATCTCTCCTATCCAGGTACATCCCAAGATATCTTGGGCACTTTCTGGAAACTGCAGAGCTTTACTTCATGCCAGGATATTCTGTTGTCTACTATGTGATGGTAGACAACCTCTCCCTGGTTCCCAAAATCCATTTGCTGCCCAACAGGTCTATGGTGGTGACTAAAGTCCAGAAGCATGACCGCTGGCAAGAGATTAGTATGATGCGCATGAGAGATATCATTGAGTTGGTGGTCCCACGTGCTAAGACGGAAGTTAACTTTCTTTTCTGCATGGATGTAGACCAAGAGTTCACTTCTCACTACGGCGTTGAAACTTTGAGTGACTTGGTGGCCCAGATCCACTCCTACCACTACCTCTGGCCCAAATTCATGCAATCGTTTGAAACCAATCCTGCCTCTGCTGCTTATGTTGACCCCAGCAAGAGTGACTACTACTACCACGCAGCCACCTTTGCAGGGACAGTCCCTGAGATCTTAAAGCTGGCAAAAGCCTGCCTAGAGGGCATCTGGAGGGACAAAGAGAAAGGGATTGAGGCAATCTTTCAGGAAGAGAGTCATCTCAATCATTACCTGTTGCACACAAAGCCCACCAAGGTCCTGTCACCTGAGTACAACTGGGATGGATGGCGGAATGTCAAATACCCCACTTTGCGCTGGATGCCCAAAGACTACAGAAATCTGCGTGAAAATCCAGCTTGACCCTCACAATATAGTATTAATAATTTATGTGAAGTCACCACAGCCGCATCATTCCTATTGTTTTAGTTGCACTAGCATTGGAATAGGATATTAAGTACTAGGGTCAGCCGTGTTTGGAGATGACGATCTAGAGGGTCCATTGAATGCACTGTAATAGGTTGATCCATGAGTCCTCCAAGGGTCCCATACTAAACCAACCATGACGTTTTTGTCCATATTTAGCTATGGAGTCTTAACTATATTTAActagatttaagaaatgtggcactg encodes:
- the LOC138299148 gene encoding N-acetyllactosaminide alpha-1,3-galactosyltransferase-like: MLPHSRKKKILLLCLICFVPAFFYICHLCRPIYYPNEPSVTSWGAPIVWHGSFNRTREDELHRAQGTVIGLSVFAVGKYIPRYLGHFLETAELYFMPGYSVVYYVMVDNLSLVPKIHLLPNRSMVVTKVQKHDRWQEISMMRMRDIIELVVPRAKTEVNFLFCMDVDQEFTSHYGVETLSDLVAQIHSYHYLWPKFMQSFETNPASAAYVDPSKSDYYYHAATFAGTVPEILKLAKACLEGIWRDKEKGIEAIFQEESHLNHYLLHTKPTKVLSPEYNWDGWRNVKYPTLRWMPKDYRNLRENPA